From Solanum stenotomum isolate F172 chromosome 2, ASM1918654v1, whole genome shotgun sequence:
AATGCCACTTCCAATCTTATTGTGAATGGACTTCTCAAGAGTAATAAAACTAATGAAGCAATGACCCTTTTGAAGGAAATCATCCAGAGAGGTTTCGCAGCTGATAAAGTCACGATGTCATTGCTAATAGAACTACTCTTGTTAATAGGGGAAGGTACTTTTTTGCTTAATATGATACCAGAACTTCATCTAAGAAATGAGAAATGAAGCTCTTTTTCCTCTCACTTTTGAACTACTTGAGAGCTTGACTACAATTGGGAAAACCAAATGATGATAGCACTCGAAGTTTAGTTAGCTTCCAATAATGGTTTATGAAGGTATGTGACTTCTTAAAATTCATATGTTGGGGGAATGTCTTAATCTGGAAACTTTATCTCCCTATACCTATatggatttttttaatataataatagatGTAAGTCTTATTAAACATAACTCAATTCCTCGGTATGATCATTCAGAAAGTCCCTCCAAGGCTCCCATACAATTATTGCAAAAGCTGAAGACACCATTTCCCATTCTTATCGCGATCCAGAGATTTCAGTAACCATATTAAGCAATACCATATATAGAACGTGGTCCGATATTCAATAGTCTATAAAAGTGTTTTGTATGCATTCATTTCATTGTGATGTCTACTTCAGTCACATTTCATGATTTCTGTTAAAATTGGCTGCATTTGGAGTCCCAATTGATAGTTTTTTCCTTTGAGAAAGGACACAAGTATATGTCAGTGTTCTTTGATTTCAGATGTCTTGTTTAAAATCTTTGATACAACCCACCACCTTTTGGAATTTGTATGccatctttttctttaaaaaaatatcacaagTACGGGTGGAGCTACTGTTTCATTTACGGATTGAAAGGACCTAATAGCTTTAGCCTAGAAGCTGGATTGTGTTAAAAAATCCACTTAagatgtataaataatttatccagaatacataaattcaaaattcttgcCCCCTCCCCCCGCTAACCATAAGATTCTATGTGTATTTTAGGCATGTTATATAAGTTTAGCTAATATGTCAGAAatcttattctttttctcttaGATTGGGTATTCGATCAAAATTtgttatatgaaaaatagtggTAAAAAGCAATAACTTCTAAAGTGActataaatgtataaatttgtttTCCGAGCACTAAGTCCTTCAAGAATAGGCTAGCTTTATCTCTCAATTACCTATCATGTGCTTTCCTTGATGAAATCTCAATGTGTATTTAGTTGTTAACTTGTCTTACATGACATTCGTGTATTGCCCACTCCATGGCATTATACTTTCTTCCATCTTCATCATTGAGCATACTATTTTTACTTTGTATTGATTTCGAATTTGTATTACTAGAAATTGATCTTCTCATTACTGTACTATAAAGTAGTATCTATACCTATACTTATAAGTCaaaacctttttttcttttactaaaGTTTTGATGAATTGCAGGCTTGGGTACCAGATATTGTGACTAGTGTTATCAAGGCATTGAAGAAAtgggaaaaagaaaatgaagagaagGAAGAATTTGAAATAGATGTCTTCAAAGAATTGAATGATCTCTCAGCTGAGGTTATATCTAGAACAGCTTTTGGGAGTAGCTTTGAAGAGGGGAAACGCATATTTGTGTTGCAAGAGCAACAAATATCTCTTACTTTGCAGGCAATGCGAAGCGTCTACCTTCCTGGATTTAGGTAAGTCATCATATAAGCTTTGCTGTTGAACTAATTTGGCAATCGTGAAATGAGTATTTAAGCATGAATGCTTTTactcttttttagtttttcacgGGATTGTATTCATCAATTTAATGGATAAGAAATCTGTTAATAAATTAACAGGTATTTGCCCACGAAAAATAACATGATGAGACGGAGACTAGAGAAAGAAACTCGAGAGTCAGTAAGGAAGCTGATTGAGAGTAGTAAAGGGAGAGAAAATTCTAAAAGTCTTCTTAGTTTGCTAATCTCTGCTAGTGAAGAAGAACACGGATTTGGGATGGAAGAAGTCATAAATGAATGCAAGACATTTTACTTTGCTGGGAAGGAAACTACTTCTGTCTTTTTAACTTGGACACTTCTTCTTCTAGCATTGCATCAAGAGTGGCAAGATAAAGCTCGAGAAGAAGTTTTCCGAGTTTGTAAGGGTAACAACCTTCCAAGTGCAGAGAATCTGAATGATTTCAAGATTGTAAGTTCGATTCTCTTATCTATTTGTTATGTTTCTCAACACATTAATTGAGGGTTGGCAATTCACTCTTTATATAGTCTTGGCAACTCAACTCATGAGCTAGGTTTTGGGGTTCACTTGGGTTTTAGGTTCATTTCttttaacatggtatcaaagtCGCACTCATCCCTATTATTGATTTATCCAACGTTTGGCTCCATGTTATGTTGTCTATGTGTCTAATCTTAAGCATGCTGTGTGTGTTGAGTGTCCCGACATTAGTTGCAGGAGTAAATGTTCTTTCGATAATCCTCACCTCATGAGTTGACTTTTAGGAATGTATTAGGCTCATtgtctatttcactttttaagtGGTAGTTCCTAACGTTGGTGACAAATTGCAAGTTTTACTTATATTTGTTCtctaattttgtttgtttgaatagGTGACAATGATACTCAATGAGACACTGAGACTCTACCCACCGATAGTCGCATTGACAAGAGGAACTTCTAAAGATATCAAGTTGGGAGACCTTGAAATTCCTGCAAATACTCAATTTTATGTGTCAGTAGCTGCTGTGCACCATGACACCGAGATATGGGGGAAAGATGCACTGGAATTCAACCCTCAGAGATTTGCCGAGTCTCGTAAGCATTTGGCTTCATTTTTCCCTTTTGCATTAGGTCCAAGAGTCTGTGTTGGGCAAAACTTAGCCATGGTTGAAGCCAAAATCATCCTGACAATGATAGTTAAGAGTTTCTCTCTTGCATTGTCACCTTCATATGTTCATGCTCCAACTACGCGCCTTACTTTACAGCCCCAGTATGGTGCTCCTATCCTCTTTAGGAAGATTTAAGTTTAAATGTACTACTCTTCACCATGTGATCAGTTTGTCCATCGACGATATATAGATCATCGATCAAAGCTTCAATTATAAACGAGTTGGATCGATTATATGAATCATTCATTCTGCTCTATTCATGTCCCATAATATCAATATTGTTTTTACAT
This genomic window contains:
- the LOC125854790 gene encoding cytochrome P450 734A1-like, with protein sequence MYLTVLSIFLLLPVIFIFKFIYSVIYLPWKFEKHFREQGIRGPGYRLIYGNTKEIRRQISGAESKSIPFNHNVLHRIAPQYYNWSAIYGKTFLWWFGSKPRLAISDPDMIKGLFMNKAVDKVEFDPQTKQLFGQGLVGLRGEQWALHRRIANQAFNMEIVKAWVPDIVTSVIKALKKWEKENEEKEEFEIDVFKELNDLSAEVISRTAFGSSFEEGKRIFVLQEQQISLTLQAMRSVYLPGFRYLPTKNNMMRRRLEKETRESVRKLIESSKGRENSKSLLSLLISASEEEHGFGMEEVINECKTFYFAGKETTSVFLTWTLLLLALHQEWQDKAREEVFRVCKGNNLPSAENLNDFKIVTMILNETLRLYPPIVALTRGTSKDIKLGDLEIPANTQFYVSVAAVHHDTEIWGKDALEFNPQRFAESRKHLASFFPFALGPRVCVGQNLAMVEAKIILTMIVKSFSLALSPSYVHAPTTRLTLQPQYGAPILFRKI